From the genome of Anopheles moucheti chromosome 3, idAnoMoucSN_F20_07, whole genome shotgun sequence, one region includes:
- the LOC128303396 gene encoding protein-lysine N-methyltransferase CG9154, with protein MAFQNHESSSIPGEEISDEEDCVLPADTMLILQQFLQEKALKERSEEAGAEPEGYFEENWQLSQFWYNEDTKKKLAFIVRKLQEQDISNTFRVALLSAPSAFKHVFKENEQGKLLAPILFEFDERFASYGDNFQQYDYNKAFDSEYMDAFAGQFDLVIADPPFLSEECIEKMGVIVKKITKPNSKIILCSGAVVQDWAKEHLGVDMCQFRPEHERNLGNEFCSYANFDLDGTLNKGS; from the exons ATGGCTTTCCAAAATCATGAATCGTCCTCTATCCCTGGTGAAGAAATAAGCGATGAAGAGGACTGCGTTCTACCAGCAGATACAATGCTCATCTTGCAGCAGTTTTTGCAAGAGAAAGCATTGAAAGAACGATCTGAAGAAGCCGGTGCTGAACCAGAAGGatattttgaagaaaattgg CAACTAAGCCAATTTTGGTACAACGaagacacaaaaaagaaactagCATTTATCGTAAGAAAATTACAAGAGCAAGATATTTCAAATACGTTTCGAGTAGCGCTGCTGTCGGCGCCATCCGCTTTTAAGCACGTGTTCAAGGAAAATGAACAAGGTAAGCTGCTAGCGC CGATTTTATTTGAGTTCGATGAACGATTCGCTTCGTACGGGGACAATTTCCAACAGTATGACTACAACAAGGCTTTCGACTCGGAGTACATGGACGCATTTGCCGGTCAGTTCGATTTGGTCATCGCCGATCCACCGTTCTTGTCCGAAGAGTGCATTGAAAAGATGGGAGTTATCGTGAAAAAAATCACGAAACCAAATTCCAAAATAATTCTCTGCTCTGGAGCAGTAGTGCAGGACTGGGCCAAGGAACATCTAGGAGTTGATATGTGCCAATTTCGACCAGAGCATGAACGCAATCTTGGCAATGAGTTTTGTTCGTACGCTAATTTTGATTTAGATGGTACTCTAAATAAAGGCAGTTGA
- the LOC128303397 gene encoding prefoldin subunit 1 has protein sequence MDPELKKAFTEMQVNKIESTKKIRLLHMKTDSLKLSKQRIEVTNRHISNLDPTTKVYASVGRMYVLNDVPTLTEQLKTTQASYEEMIAQCEKNKDFLIKNLKDQEESLRELVQQKKAETTETNGKPVE, from the exons ATGGATCCTGAACTAAAAAAG GCATTTACCGAAATGCAGGTGAATAAGATCGAATCTACCAAGAAGATTCGCCTGCTGCATATGAAGACGGATAGTTTGAAGCTTTCGAAGCAGCGTATCGAAGTAACGAATCGACACATCTCCAACCTTGATCCCACTACCAAAGTGTACGCATCGGTTGGTCGTATGTACGTGCTGAATGATGTTCCAACGTTGACCGAACAGCTAAAAACGACCCAAGCTTCCTACGAAGAAATGATCGCACAGTGCGAGAAGAACAAAGACTTCTTGATTAAAAATCTCAAGGATCAGGAAGAAAGTCTCCGCGAGCTGGTACAACAGAAGAAGGCAGAAACGACCGAAACGAATGGAAAGCCAGTGGAATAA